aAAGAGCTAGGACCGCAGGAAATAGAAAAGCacaattttcaattatttgtaGTTATCATCATGGACTTCATTTGGAAGCAAAGAAACGATATTGTCCATAACCAAGTGCCTTTCTAGATTGAAGTGGCAAAACTCCAACTGAGCAAAATCTATCAAGTCTACAAAGAAGCATGGAATGGAAAGCAAAAAAACAGACCAAAATTTGGAAGACCCCTCACACCAATTATcaaagtttttcttttgatgCAGTACTTAGAGACTTCTCCTCAGTCGCTTCAAAGGTTTGCATAGATCACAATGGGAAAGttctataaatataaacaaaaaaaattctttcttcGAATCCTCTTGTGGTAGAAGTTATGGCAACTCTACAAGTAACTAGAATGGCTTCTCACCATCAACAAGAATGGGCTATCCTTGAAGGTGACTTTCAACTAGTTATTGAAGCAATCTAAAGCACTGATTCCTCACCAAAATGGCAACTAACCCCCATAGTGGAAGATATTCAGCATTCCTTTCTTTCATATTGGCATTGGAAACTAGCCAAAATTCATTAATCTACAAATCTATGTGCGCACCAAGTGGCGCAATGGGCAACAACCAACCTTGTTTTTGGTTTCATACCCTTTGATCTTCTTTCTAGATGTTCTTTGTTTCTTGACAGTGGAAAGGACCCACCCTAATATTTGTACTTTCCTTCATATATAATAGTATGCAAGCTTGATTAGaatagaaagaggaaaaaaaaactggTTGAAGGTGGAAAATATTAGCACTTTCTTGGCTATTTTTCATCATGCCACTTGTGATTATCCTACAACTAAATACCGGGgccaatttttattttccagcaatttttatgatttatttgacaTTATAGAAATAATGTGAGAGTGAAGATGACTACATGAAAAAAGTTTCTTATCAAATGCTTactaaatttgaaatatattcgTCAAAATTGAATGTGATGCTAGTTATAATAGTTATATTGGATCCTGAATACAAGTTTCAATTTGTAGAGTATTCTTATAAGATGCTTCCTAGAAATAGTTACGGAGAGCATTCACATGTTCATCCAAAATTGGCATCTCGTTTCACGGAATATAGTTTCGGTGCTTCTACAAGTTCATCCAGAACTTTTGAAAGTAATGCTTGCGGACTTGCACAAGAAGTTCAATTAAGATCTTTCAGCAGAGAGCAATGTTTAAAATTCCATTCTAGTGATCATCCTGATTTAAGTATTAGAATAGAATATTTCGGTATCGATGCGTTTCGGTGTACCATACCGTCTTGGgcttagttatatattatatatataattaataaaagaaatacatatatatgtaagtgtataTCATATatgcatttttgtttgaaaaaattgaagatttctaaaatgaatatacgttgaaaactttgaaaaaaagGTAGAGATATTTGTGtcaaaagataatattaaaaaaacacaaacatgAGTTGAgggacaagaaaaaaaaaaacgagtaGAAGAATTATTAAAAATGATGAGATTTAttaagtgagagagagagagagagagagagagagagagagagaatatttaaagttacaaaaaaaattaaattatataaattgcttttagattttaaaattacacGATTGCTATCTGgatttaaatttacaaaaatgccatccaaactcaaaaaaaattgcaaaattgtTAATAAAATTGCCTGGAATGGAATGTAGTTTAGAATTGGCAGAACGCATTAGAATTTGGAACGAAATAGAATTAGGATACAAGGTAATCCATTAGAACAAAAAATTTTTGTTAGGACGTAATAGAATTCAAAACTATAGTAGAGAGACTGACTAGATAAtgaagataaaataatatttttattattatagataatgaaggtaaaacaatatttttattatttaatcaatTATGTGTGGTGTTGTTGTTTTATATCATGCTAGCttgaaagtttttatttttttggttttgtgcaTAAAAATCTGATTTATTTCAAATTGGTGATCTTGTTGCCCACGTATAAAAGAGTCAATTGGAGCTCTATTTGGATGAACCTAGGGTGGATAGAATTGTAGACCTTGATATTCTTgcattttggaaagaaaatgaatttcaTAATCTTGAATCTTGATCTTACTTAAATGGCTCGTGACATTTTGAATGTTCTTGCTTCAGCTAATGAAGGCCAAAACTTGTACAATCCAACTCACTATCGACAAATGATTGGAACATTACATTCACAAGGCCCAACATTGCTTATGTTGTATAAACTTCATATGTCAGTTTATGCAAACTCCATGGGCTCCTCATCTTCTTActattaaaagaatttttcGATACCTCAAGGGCACCATAAATCTAGGCCTTCATTTCACAAGGGCTCCCATCTCAACACTTCATGGCTTCTTGCCAACTAAGCGGATTCAAGAGGCGACAGACACTCCACCACTACCTTTGCTATTTATATGGGAACTAACTTGCTATCTTGAGGTGCAAAGAAACAAGCTGCAGTTGCTCATTCTACAGCCAAAGCGGAATACCAAGCTTTAGAATCAACAATAGCTGAACTCATGTGGTATATAAACTTGCTTAAGACCATCGGTTATGAGCTTCCCTCTCCTTCATTACATTCTAATAACATCAGTCCCTTAAGCATGGCCAAAAATCCAGTTTTTCATCACCGCACCAAGTACATTGAGATCGATGTCCATTTTGTATGAGAACAGGTTGCTTGAGATCTAATTAATTTTAAGCATGTTTCAAGGCATGATCAAGTAGCTGACATCTTCACCAAGCCACTCTGTAGTCCCCAGTTTGAATCCAATCAGAGCAAGCTCTGTGTTGGTCCTATCCCACCTCAAGCTTGAGGGGGATAAAGAGACAATCCCCATGAATCTCTATGAATTGCTCCCGTCACCCTATGTTTCTCCTCTATTTTTTGCATGATTCTTGCTGTACATATCCATTACATATCTGATAGTCTAGCAATACATTCCATGTATACTTCTCAAATAGCTAACAACATAGTTATCCATGATTTctataaattctatatatatgcaaatataCAACCATGCATGTTGCAAACTTTTCACATTCATTGGAACTGCTTTAGACCTTGAGAGGATCTAGACCCTATGGGACCCCTCAAGATGGGACGAATGTGAATCCTGGGATGAGAAATGAGATCTGTTCTTGGGCTTCATTGAAGACAAGAAGAGGAAAGGTTAGgaattaggggtgggcagcggggccccgcacctcgctaccccgcccccgttcgccccgcccccgcacgacGGGGCGGGGTACACCGCCCCGCATGGGCcggggcgggggcccccgccccgcatctagtccccctagcgggggcggggggcggggagggcccaaccccgccccgcatttcccccgccccgccctcacctatatatatatatattatatatataaacataaatatttatatatacaaaaacataaatatatgtttatatatataaatatatatttatattttacaaattgtgtatatataaatatatatattataatttgttagacttgttcacaaattatgcattagcaaatttaaaaactatatagtttaaaaactactatactacaacttacacaaaatatgcattaataaatttaaaaattacatcaattttaaattatagtcatatttacaaaatttaaatttacaatttagatctaaaaatatattttttatcacctttagatctaaaaataattttttaaaataataaaatatagttaatattttaaGTGAAAATAAGGCGGGGCGGATTGGGTATCCGCCCCGCACCCCGCCTagcggggcggggtaccccgccctgGGGATGCGGGGGCGGGTGGCGGGGAGGAAAATCCCACCCCCGCATGGtgcggggcggggtgcggggagggggctaccccgcaccgtatggtgcagGTAGCACCCCTATTAGGAATTATCAAAAGATGAAGGAAGTTGGGAGAATGAAGAGCTAGGTACTCTTGAAGACAATAGCAAGGATGAGAAGAGTGCGACGGAAGGGAGAAAGAGGAGGACAAGATGCGGGTTTAAATAGAAGGCTGCAACAATTAGATTATCCCAAGTGGTAAAGTGACAAGTATCATTGAAGGGGAAATGATAGGAGCATGGGATTGAGCTACGTCCACATGCAATCCTAGATGTGAGGAAGTGAACGGGTATGCACAATGGGCAACTGATCCATTGAGCATTACGAATTACTAAAGCATTGTTGGGtaaaaagaggagagagagagagagagagagagagagagagagagagagagagagagagagagagagagagagagagagagagagagaagaaaagaaaacaaagaaaatggaGAAGAGAAGATTCCCACCCTACATGTGTATTAGAAATTTGCAGGGTAACTAAAATGGATATTTTCAACTCCCACTAGATCGGGCCTCAACTAGGTCTCGGAAGCCCAATGGCCAAGATGTAAATGTCCCACTAAGCAATAAAGAAGGAAGAGGGTCCAGAGCCCATAAGTGAAAAAGATCAACTTGGGAGATAGGACAACATCTGCTCTGACACAACCTTGTCCATATGGCATGCAAGAACGCCACGCTACATTAAATGTATAGGTAAGGAGTGCAAACTGGAGAATCAGGCAGGAGTCACTATTCCTAACAGAATTCCCAAGTAGTGGCCACACTCACCCACCTGCCACAGGGGACATAACCTAAGACAGCCACGCCACATTAAAGTTATGGGGTGGAACCTTTAGTGGGAGACAGACGCCCTTGACACAAGAAATGGGCCCCACCTCGATAGGAAGTATAAAAGCTCAACCTACAGGAACTTTTGGCCAAAGACCTTGCACCTCCTGATTAGTCAAGAATTCATCTCAGACACCcattgccaataaaaaaaatattgatcatGGCTGATGCTTTAGACCATGGCGGCTGCCCATCAGTATCAACAAAAGGCAAGGTTCTAGCTATTGCTTttgaatgaataaattataattcttCTTCTAGCACTCTTTTTCCAGTGAAGCTACAGCTTTTCCACAAGCAATTCTAAGCAGATACTTACAGGTTACACTATCTAGTGTTCCACAGGAAGatctaaaattttcaattacATCACCTTTCAATGTGTTTACAAAACATTAGAGTCAATATCCACACGTCAGAAAATCTTCGATTCTGTagtttatttacattcaaatcGTATCAACTAGGATTGCAACAAACTGTGTCATAAAACAACTGGTAGTTGGAAGTGTAGAAAGTTTAATTTGCTGCTAAGGGTTTCTTCACAACAAGGACAGGGCACTTTGCATTCTGAACACAGTAGCTGCTCACACTCCCTATAAGAGCCCTGAATCAACACAATGGTATCAGTGCCTGATTTCCCAAAGAATGTAGTAGAGCTCTAACCAATTCCCATGTGTACAAGaagcaaaaataaagaaacgAAGTTGCAGAACCTGTGAATTGGTAATCCCAACAGCCAGTTGCATTTTAAACCAATGAAAAAAGCGTGAAAAGTGAACTTGCATTTGCATGTAAACTAGTCTTTTGGCCTCTTTCTGTAGGTCTAGGTTCTACTTAATAGACATTAACTAGGATCAGGCAACAATGTAACATATTTATTGCAATTAAGTGACTAAAAGATACTTTCAAGAGTGAGCAGTTCATTTCAAGGAAAAGAGTTGTCCTCTATCAAGTGAAATGAGGAAAAACAATATCCATCCAGCTTTATAATTCAGCAGTTCCTTGACAAAATCATTACAACATTAAATACATATTGATAAATTAATTCAGTGTTAGTGAGGGAGTGTGTTTTCATGCGTTTGATATGTTTTTCAGGATCTTAACCTTGGAGTGTTAGTGAGAGCATGTGTTTGCCTGGATTTGATATGTTTTACAGGATCTTAACCTTGGAAGCTAACGATCCCTCAATTTTGGGTTTATTTCTACTCAAGTACATCATGGGTTTTCAAACTTGGAGTTTCATTTTCACTGCATATACAACACACATCAAAATTAAGATTACAGTAAAACTGACCTTTCGATTTTTCCAAGGACATGCTCACCCAAAATAAGTAATTTGatgttgaacttttgaactGCATCACATATGGCTGTCCTAGGATGCCCTACCTCCGTAGCTATCTCTGCATTTACCTGTgaaaacaacataaaaaaaaaagccccaAATCTCTCACACGTGGGTGTGGTCCGAAGGAGGAAGTAATCTGACATTGCATATATTTATATCTGAAGATTCGCTCTCGAGCATGGACATCATTGAAGAATATCATATAAATTCACTTGTAGATGCACTTATTcattattgataaaaaatatttatttcaccAAGTTGTTAAAATGACACATAAATGTTGAATTAGGCTTCTCTAGCCAAAGGAGGGCCAAATGGATGTTCTAATGCCAAGAAAATGATAAGCCAGAACATATGCATGGCACGGAAACTGCGCTGTATATGTATTCTCCCTCCAGAAGACCAAGTAGAACAACAAAAATGATTCTTACAAGATTGTGTATAGACTCAAAGGTTCTGAAGACTTAATATTTTATAGCATCTGATGCAGGTTACAACAGAACACTCGAGAACACTAGACCCAGAACTCAGTGACAACAACACACTTAGAACACCTTTTGTTTTAGAACACTCAACTATTTTGTTACCAAATGAATACTTGATGTAGAAAAGGGATATTACCTTTCAGGTCGATAAAGTTTTccaaacaattaaaaacaaaagaaactttATGGTCGATAAATGCAATAGTAGGCACTAGAGGAAATATCCAACAACAACAAagcttttaattaaaatttcaaagGATGAAAAATCTTGGGGTTCAACTTTACACTAAACCATTAATAGAAGCATTTAACGCTAGGCTCTTAGGGACTTTACATGATTAATTCTTGACTCCACGTGTCCTTCTAATCTTAGCCATTGATGCTCATCCAAAGTCTCCTTAAGTTGCAAATATTACAAATACTCCAAAAGTCTAGCCATCCTAGAACCACAGGGAAGCAGATGGGAAAGAACAAACTGAGATTAGTGGGGACTGTTTTTCAATCAAAAATGAAAACCGGTAACCCTGCTCATAAGATAGGAGTCAGTACTATTTCGTATATGATGAACATTCAAGAAGGCAGTTGATATGCATTTGACAAAGTATATGACAAACTtctgtaagaaaaaaaaagtgtagttAAAGAGCCATCGACAAGCACAGTTATCATTACACTTCTGCCCGGGTAAAGTCTACAAGAACTTGATACTGTGCCTTATCCGTCAAGGTGTTTAGAATGCTACCACAGTATTCCTCCGTCACAAGTCAGGTATAAATAAGATGATGGGGCTGTAACCTCTTTAAAAAGAATCTAACACttgtgaaaaagaataaaagaatgaaTTTCGTTGACTAACCCCACGACTAGAGCATATCTCCTTAGCTTTCTCCAGAAAAGCCAAGGTaagcttctttttattttctttgtcagAGGTAACAAAGTCTGGAGCTGTGATGCACAAGCATACATAATCTGTTAAAAGATACTCCAACATCTTGAATAATAAACCTTCTAATCATTTTATCACTCCTGCGAGCATGAAGAAGAATTGAAAGAAGTGCAAGGGGAAGAATGCAGACAAATGAGCCAACTACTATGAGCATGCACT
This is a stretch of genomic DNA from Carya illinoinensis cultivar Pawnee chromosome 15, C.illinoinensisPawnee_v1, whole genome shotgun sequence. It encodes these proteins:
- the LOC122297256 gene encoding universal stress protein YxiE-like gives rise to the protein MAKVVRGGGAEKKIMVAIDESENSHYALVWALDYLKESIKNSPLVIFMAQPPTKSNYTFAAPLGSARLYCPVSATPDFVTSDKENKKKLTLAFLEKAKEICSSRGVNAEIATEVGHPRTAICDAVQKFNIKLLILGEHVLGKIERALIGSVSSYCVQNAKCPVLVVKKPLAAN